Proteins from a genomic interval of Spartobacteria bacterium:
- the pilV gene encoding type IV pilus modification protein PilV — translation MGSKHRKQHIQNGFTLVEVLVASAILAIGLLGTATMISRSTIQDARAYYTSRASVMIEDFFEDMTRSQYSAQNFKNMTGVSFNPTLDGIAFNMNCTLKNDTPMEKCKEMTCILSWNNKGLQSSTQYVYVYTPKY, via the coding sequence ATGGGCTCCAAGCATCGCAAACAGCACATTCAAAATGGGTTCACGCTGGTCGAGGTTTTGGTTGCCTCGGCCATTCTGGCTATTGGACTTCTCGGCACGGCAACCATGATTTCCCGCTCCACCATCCAGGACGCCCGCGCCTACTATACAAGCCGCGCCAGCGTTATGATCGAGGATTTTTTTGAAGACATGACTCGAAGCCAATACAGCGCCCAAAATTTCAAAAATATGACTGGCGTCTCCTTCAATCCCACTCTTGATGGTATTGCTTTTAACATGAATTGTACGCTGAAAAATGATACACCAATGGAAAAATGCAAGGAAATGACTTGCATTTTATCCTGGAACAACAAAGGATTACAGTCGAGTACACAATATGTCTACGTCTATACACCCAAATACTAA